The Nitrospira sp. genome contains a region encoding:
- a CDS encoding Lrp/AsnC ligand binding domain-containing protein, whose protein sequence is MATRAYILIKVKAGKTKDVVGTLKRISGVEQAHSCFGRPDIFVFISVQDERALSDVVITKIHAIDGVEETDTHIVAEP, encoded by the coding sequence ATGGCAACCCGAGCCTACATTCTCATCAAGGTGAAAGCGGGAAAGACCAAAGACGTCGTCGGCACACTCAAACGCATATCCGGCGTCGAGCAGGCCCACTCCTGCTTCGGCCGTCCGGATATCTTCGTCTTCATCAGCGTCCAGGATGAGCGGGCACTTTCCGATGTCGTGATCACAAAAATACACGCCATCGATGGAGTCGAGGAAACGGATACCCACATCGTGGCGGAGCCGTAG
- a CDS encoding Gfo/Idh/MocA family oxidoreductase — protein sequence MNKERIGIGLIGVGRHGLRYAQHIVRDLPTAYLSAVCRRHPEQGFDVPGGPPVNVYGEAASLIADITVDVVVVVTPPIWYPEICRLAVQARKPMLIEKPLGTTAADAYAMAALVREAGVPLMTAQTLRFDNTIQHMKKLQHDIGRSDRLDLVSRIETRKTALDHADGYGRRGALLEIGVHMLDLVRFMTGEDVCEARCTMDVRPDAGPETAASVRLTTSSGTRCQIEIARVPEGRIGRAIWWGSQGRLDVDWVQRHVGLSDGTDTENFELPPSQTVLATLTAFLQAVTDNSPMPVTGDDGCRAVEIAEACYKSAQAGGAPVLLNRRS from the coding sequence ATGAATAAGGAACGCATCGGTATAGGGTTGATCGGAGTGGGCAGGCATGGGCTTCGGTATGCGCAGCATATCGTGCGCGACCTTCCGACTGCCTACCTCAGCGCAGTGTGCCGCCGACATCCCGAGCAAGGGTTCGATGTTCCCGGAGGGCCACCGGTCAATGTCTATGGAGAGGCCGCGTCGCTGATCGCCGATATCACCGTCGATGTGGTCGTTGTTGTCACTCCTCCCATATGGTACCCGGAGATCTGCCGGTTGGCGGTGCAAGCGCGAAAACCCATGCTGATTGAGAAACCGCTGGGAACTACAGCGGCCGATGCCTATGCGATGGCCGCGTTGGTTCGTGAAGCAGGGGTGCCGTTGATGACCGCGCAAACCCTCCGATTCGATAACACTATTCAACACATGAAGAAGCTCCAGCACGATATCGGGCGGTCCGATCGACTGGATTTGGTCAGCCGGATTGAGACAAGAAAGACGGCCCTTGATCATGCCGACGGCTATGGCAGGCGAGGCGCCTTACTGGAAATCGGAGTGCACATGCTTGACCTGGTTCGATTCATGACCGGTGAAGACGTATGCGAGGCGCGTTGCACGATGGACGTGCGGCCGGATGCCGGACCGGAAACCGCGGCATCCGTTCGCCTCACCACTTCCAGTGGAACGAGATGCCAGATTGAAATCGCGCGGGTGCCGGAAGGCCGGATCGGGCGGGCAATATGGTGGGGATCGCAGGGTCGGCTGGACGTTGATTGGGTGCAGCGCCACGTAGGGCTCAGTGACGGGACTGACACAGAGAACTTTGAACTTCCCCCATCACAGACGGTTCTCGCAACTCTGACCGCATTCTTGCAGGCCGTGACTGATAACTCCCCGATGCCCGTCACAGGAGATGATGGGTGTCGTGCGGTGGAAATCGCCGAAGCCTGCTACAAGTCGGCACAAGCTGGTGGCGCTCCTGTTCTCCTCAATCGTCGTTCGTGA
- the clpB gene encoding ATP-dependent chaperone ClpB, which yields MDMNRMTIKLQEALQAASAHAQRRSHQGIDVEHVLLALLDQEGGTTPALLEGAGLALPAVRQAVEQALAKLPQVQGGGASPGQMHVAARLTQVLNRAEDEQKSLKDDFLSVEHVLLAMVQEGGVFKKLGLTRDRLLSGLQQVRGNQRVTSQDPESTYQSLVKYGRDLTQLAGQGKLDPVIGRDDEIRRVIQILSRRTKNNPVLIGEPGVGKTAIVEGLAIRIVKGDVPESLKHKKLFALDMGSLVAGAKFRGEFEERLKAVLKEIQSSQGQILLFIDELHTVVGAGAAEGAMDAANLLKPMLARGELHLIGATTLDEYRKHIEKDAALERRFQTVLVDQPSVENTISILRGLKERYEVHHGVRIKDSALVAAAKLSHRYISDRFLPDKAIDLVDEAAARLRTEIDSLPAELDEVSRKVLQLEIEREALKKEKDAASAARLSTLEAELNEKQRDLQALKTRWESEKASVSRLRKTREAIEDIKLKIDQAERAYDLNRVAELRYGELPRLERELSLEQQHLGKKQDETKLLKEEVDEDEIAAVVSRWTGIPVSRLLEGETDKLLKLEELLHQRVVGQDEGVRAVADAVLRARSGIKDPNRPIGSFLFLGPTGVGKTELARALAAILFDNEGNLIRIDMSEYMEKHTVARLIGAPPGYIGYDEGGQLTEAVRRRPFSVILFDEIEKAHHDVFNVLLQVLDDGRLTDSQGRTVDFKNTVLIMTSNIGSPHILEAQQRSATYEQVRTVVMSELRQHFRPEFLNRVDEMVVFHPLGTEQLIKIVEIQLERLRSRLEERRITLAVTPTALTHVGARGYDPVYGARPLKRLIQQELETPIARLLVKGELRDGDTASVDIKNGNLVVIPTVTEPRASSSTR from the coding sequence ATGGACATGAACCGAATGACGATCAAGCTGCAGGAGGCCTTGCAGGCCGCCTCCGCTCACGCGCAACGTCGAAGCCATCAAGGCATCGATGTTGAGCACGTCCTGCTGGCACTGCTTGATCAGGAGGGCGGAACGACACCGGCGTTGCTCGAGGGAGCTGGCCTTGCCCTCCCCGCCGTCCGGCAAGCAGTCGAACAAGCCCTCGCCAAGTTGCCGCAAGTACAAGGCGGCGGCGCTTCCCCCGGCCAAATGCATGTGGCAGCCCGACTCACCCAGGTTTTGAACCGGGCGGAGGACGAGCAAAAATCGCTGAAGGATGATTTTCTCAGCGTCGAGCACGTCCTGCTGGCGATGGTCCAGGAAGGAGGCGTCTTCAAGAAACTCGGTCTCACCAGAGACCGCCTCTTGTCCGGATTGCAGCAGGTGCGTGGGAATCAGCGTGTCACCAGTCAAGACCCTGAAAGCACCTACCAGTCGTTGGTGAAATACGGTCGCGATCTGACCCAATTAGCCGGACAAGGCAAGCTCGATCCCGTCATCGGACGCGATGATGAGATCCGGCGTGTGATTCAGATCTTGTCCCGCCGGACGAAGAACAACCCGGTTCTCATCGGCGAACCAGGGGTCGGGAAAACCGCCATTGTGGAGGGGCTGGCCATCCGCATCGTCAAAGGCGACGTGCCTGAGAGCCTCAAACACAAGAAGCTCTTCGCCTTGGATATGGGATCGCTCGTCGCGGGCGCCAAGTTCCGCGGCGAGTTTGAAGAGCGGCTCAAGGCCGTCTTAAAAGAAATCCAATCCTCTCAGGGTCAAATTCTCCTGTTCATCGATGAATTGCACACGGTCGTTGGGGCTGGAGCCGCCGAAGGCGCGATGGATGCGGCCAACCTGTTGAAGCCGATGCTGGCGCGGGGCGAGTTGCACCTCATCGGCGCCACCACACTCGATGAGTACCGCAAACACATCGAAAAAGACGCCGCATTGGAACGCCGCTTTCAGACGGTCCTGGTCGACCAACCATCCGTGGAAAACACCATTTCCATCCTGCGCGGCCTCAAGGAGCGTTATGAGGTACACCATGGTGTAAGGATCAAGGACAGCGCGCTGGTCGCCGCGGCCAAGCTCTCGCATCGTTATATTTCAGACCGGTTCCTCCCCGATAAAGCCATCGACTTGGTCGACGAAGCCGCGGCGCGCCTCAGAACGGAAATCGACAGCCTTCCGGCCGAATTGGACGAGGTCTCGCGCAAGGTGCTGCAGCTGGAAATTGAACGCGAGGCGTTGAAAAAGGAGAAGGATGCCGCAAGCGCGGCCCGTTTGAGCACGCTCGAAGCCGAACTGAACGAGAAGCAGCGTGACTTACAAGCCCTCAAAACCAGGTGGGAATCGGAAAAAGCTTCCGTCTCCCGGCTTCGAAAAACACGCGAGGCGATCGAGGACATCAAGCTGAAGATCGATCAGGCAGAGCGAGCCTATGACCTCAATCGAGTGGCCGAACTCCGGTACGGCGAACTGCCCCGGTTGGAACGAGAGCTGTCTCTGGAACAGCAGCACTTAGGAAAGAAGCAGGATGAGACCAAGCTCCTGAAAGAAGAGGTCGATGAAGATGAAATTGCCGCCGTGGTCAGCCGATGGACCGGCATTCCGGTCTCTCGTTTACTCGAGGGAGAAACCGACAAGCTGCTGAAACTCGAAGAGCTGCTCCATCAACGTGTGGTGGGACAGGATGAAGGTGTTCGAGCCGTTGCGGATGCCGTGCTGCGCGCCCGTTCGGGCATCAAGGATCCGAATCGTCCGATCGGCTCGTTTCTCTTCCTGGGGCCCACGGGAGTCGGCAAAACCGAACTGGCCCGGGCCTTGGCCGCGATTCTCTTCGACAACGAAGGAAATCTGATCAGAATCGATATGTCCGAATATATGGAAAAGCACACCGTCGCCCGCTTGATCGGCGCGCCGCCGGGCTATATCGGCTACGACGAAGGGGGTCAACTGACTGAAGCCGTTCGCCGGCGTCCTTTCTCGGTGATCCTGTTCGATGAAATCGAAAAAGCGCATCACGACGTCTTCAATGTCCTGCTGCAGGTCCTGGATGACGGCCGCCTGACCGATTCACAAGGCCGCACGGTCGACTTCAAGAACACGGTGCTGATCATGACCTCCAATATCGGCAGCCCGCACATCTTGGAGGCGCAGCAACGCAGCGCCACCTACGAACAGGTCAGAACGGTGGTCATGAGCGAACTACGGCAACATTTTCGACCTGAGTTTCTGAACCGTGTCGACGAGATGGTGGTCTTCCATCCGCTCGGCACCGAACAGCTGATCAAGATCGTGGAGATTCAGCTGGAACGCCTGCGCAGCAGATTGGAGGAACGCCGGATTACACTGGCCGTCACTCCCACGGCGCTCACACATGTGGGAGCGCGCGGCTATGACCCGGTCTACGGAGCGAGACCGCTCAAGCGCCTCATTCAGCAGGAGCTGGAAACACCGATTGCGCGCTTGCTGGTGAAGGGAGAGTTGCGGGACGGGGATACCGCATCGGTCGATATCAAGAACGGAAATCTTGTCGTCATCCCGACGGTGACGGAGCCTCGGGCGTCTTCGTCTACCCGATAG
- a CDS encoding type II toxin-antitoxin system VapC family toxin, producing the protein MTAYVLDASVVVKWFIPEAHSEGALRLKGRDARLHAPAVLTLELGNVLVKKRRRDELTRAEAEDIWNAFRQVPIRRHADDTLVLAAFDLAQQTRTALYDNLYLALGVELDIPFVTADRKFYQALQATPYRHKINWIEDL; encoded by the coding sequence GTGACCGCGTATGTGCTCGATGCCAGTGTCGTCGTGAAATGGTTCATTCCGGAGGCGCACAGTGAGGGGGCGCTACGGCTAAAGGGGAGGGATGCTCGACTTCATGCTCCGGCGGTGCTGACATTGGAACTCGGTAACGTCCTGGTCAAGAAACGACGGCGTGACGAGCTCACGCGTGCTGAAGCGGAAGATATTTGGAACGCATTTCGGCAGGTCCCGATCCGTCGACACGCCGATGATACGTTAGTGCTCGCTGCCTTCGATCTCGCTCAACAAACACGAACCGCTCTGTATGACAACTTATATCTTGCTCTCGGCGTTGAGCTGGACATTCCCTTTGTAACGGCCGATAGAAAATTCTATCAGGCGCTTCAAGCCACACCCTATCGCCACAAAATCAATTGGATTGAAGATTTATGA
- a CDS encoding DUF423 domain-containing protein, with the protein MDVDVSSRWLVFVGCISAGLGVAAGAFGAHMLKGVLDQPMLAVYDTATRYQMYHAFGMILSGLAVRIGRDVGAAKAGWLFLAGTLLFSGSLYGVSLLGIRWLGAVTPVGGALFIIGWVLLGWRAWRWARC; encoded by the coding sequence ATGGATGTCGATGTGTCATCTCGGTGGTTGGTGTTTGTCGGCTGTATCAGTGCCGGACTTGGAGTGGCAGCCGGTGCCTTTGGGGCTCATATGCTCAAAGGTGTATTGGATCAGCCGATGTTGGCCGTCTACGACACGGCCACTCGTTATCAGATGTATCATGCCTTCGGGATGATCTTGAGTGGCTTAGCTGTTCGTATCGGGCGTGATGTTGGAGCAGCCAAAGCCGGTTGGCTGTTTTTGGCGGGGACGCTCTTGTTCTCCGGGAGCCTGTATGGAGTCTCGTTGCTGGGCATCCGTTGGCTCGGAGCGGTCACACCGGTCGGGGGAGCACTGTTTATTATTGGTTGGGTCTTGCTGGGTTGGCGTGCGTGGCGTTGGGCAAGATGTTGA
- a CDS encoding YifB family Mg chelatase-like AAA ATPase, whose product MLAKVRSAALIGLDAHLVDVEVDISGGLPQFSVVGLPDATVKESRDRVRSALKNTGFHFPAKRITVNLAPAGVKKEGSGLDLAIAIGILVAEEVIPQAMLETCVLVGELSLDGRVKPITGALSFALACRVGYDLLLPADNGTEAALVEGVAVYPLHSLPEAVEFLKGSQIIALSRSSRDALESTRSTEEEDYTDVRGQDHAKRALEIAASGGHNVLMVGPPGSGKTMLARRLPSILPLLELEEAIETTRVHSVAGQLAPDRPLLTVRPFRAPHHSISDAGLVGGGTVPKPGEVSLAHNGVLFLDESPEFKRGVLEGLRQPLEDGHVILTRASGTLKYPARFMLIAAMNPCPCGYYGDRTRPCMCTGTQIQRYRAKLSGPLLDRLDIHLDVPPVPVRELRTELPAPEGSAMIRTRVVAARERQRRRYRSDGIYTNAQLKPRMVKRYCGLDQPAQELLEHAMARLRLSARAHGRILRVARTIADLADSDKIDTVHIAEAIQYRSFDRNPDV is encoded by the coding sequence ATGCTCGCCAAGGTTCGGAGCGCGGCGCTTATCGGTCTTGATGCGCATCTGGTCGATGTCGAGGTCGATATTTCCGGTGGACTACCCCAGTTCTCCGTCGTTGGGTTGCCCGACGCCACGGTCAAGGAAAGCCGCGACCGAGTACGTTCCGCGCTGAAGAACACCGGGTTTCACTTTCCCGCCAAGAGAATTACCGTCAATTTGGCCCCCGCCGGCGTGAAAAAGGAGGGATCGGGACTCGACCTTGCGATCGCCATCGGGATTCTCGTCGCGGAGGAGGTTATCCCGCAGGCCATGCTCGAGACATGTGTGTTGGTCGGGGAGCTTTCGTTGGATGGCCGAGTGAAGCCCATCACAGGAGCCCTCTCCTTTGCGCTCGCTTGCCGTGTGGGATATGACTTGTTGCTGCCCGCCGACAATGGTACGGAAGCGGCCCTGGTGGAAGGGGTAGCTGTCTATCCGCTCCATAGCCTTCCAGAAGCCGTGGAGTTTCTCAAAGGAAGCCAGATCATTGCCTTGAGCCGGTCCAGCCGCGACGCGCTGGAATCCACCAGATCGACGGAGGAAGAAGATTATACCGACGTTCGCGGGCAGGACCATGCCAAACGGGCACTCGAGATTGCCGCCTCCGGCGGACACAATGTGCTGATGGTCGGTCCTCCTGGTTCAGGAAAAACGATGCTGGCACGCCGGCTTCCCTCGATTCTTCCGTTGCTGGAGCTGGAGGAGGCGATTGAAACGACTCGAGTCCATAGCGTGGCCGGCCAACTCGCTCCGGATCGGCCATTGTTGACCGTACGGCCGTTTCGAGCCCCGCATCACAGCATCTCGGACGCCGGACTTGTCGGAGGAGGTACCGTTCCGAAGCCTGGGGAAGTGTCACTGGCGCATAACGGCGTCTTGTTTCTGGACGAATCGCCTGAATTCAAACGGGGCGTCCTGGAAGGGTTGCGGCAGCCGTTGGAAGACGGGCATGTCATCTTGACGAGAGCGAGCGGAACCTTGAAGTATCCGGCCCGATTCATGTTGATTGCCGCGATGAATCCCTGTCCTTGCGGATACTATGGAGACCGGACGCGGCCCTGTATGTGTACCGGAACGCAGATTCAGCGATACCGAGCGAAACTCTCCGGGCCGTTGTTGGACCGGTTGGATATTCATCTCGATGTCCCTCCTGTTCCGGTGCGAGAGCTCCGCACCGAACTCCCTGCCCCAGAAGGATCGGCTATGATCAGAACACGTGTCGTTGCGGCCCGTGAGCGCCAACGGCGACGGTATCGGAGCGACGGCATCTACACGAATGCACAGTTGAAGCCGCGAATGGTAAAGCGGTATTGTGGGCTCGACCAGCCCGCTCAAGAGTTGCTCGAGCACGCAATGGCGAGGCTTCGATTGTCGGCGCGGGCGCACGGACGTATTTTGCGTGTCGCGCGCACCATCGCCGACTTAGCCGACTCTGATAAGATTGACACGGTGCATATCGCGGAGGCTATTCAATACCGCTCGTTTGACCGCAATCCCGACGTGTGA
- a CDS encoding dienelactone hydrolase family protein encodes MPTTQTAPFTLEQIGTGTARFPSGVPIPTHTDQMVDPYFKSKMPKEHQIDSLLFWPQAPGTYPGLVLLHDWWGLTGQMKDLGARLACEGYAVIIPNLYGRLGGMVTANDDVAAVLLERQNDAHVITDINSCCEYLNTRTFTKRNIHGAVGYGMGGSYALRFACHRKRLRAAVSYYGKMVTPKELMKDLYSPVLYHQAGKDTWATQDDVEQIRTAAGEYAKRVETHLYPEASHAFCNDMKPGIYDPDSSVLAWERTASFLKSCFQGT; translated from the coding sequence ATGCCTACGACTCAAACAGCCCCCTTTACATTGGAACAGATCGGAACAGGAACGGCGCGCTTTCCAAGCGGAGTGCCGATCCCCACGCATACCGATCAGATGGTCGATCCCTACTTCAAGAGCAAGATGCCGAAGGAACACCAAATCGATAGCCTCTTGTTTTGGCCGCAAGCACCAGGAACCTATCCAGGCCTGGTGTTGCTGCATGATTGGTGGGGCCTGACCGGGCAGATGAAGGATCTAGGCGCGAGGCTGGCCTGCGAGGGGTACGCCGTGATCATTCCCAATCTCTACGGCCGCTTGGGAGGGATGGTGACCGCCAATGACGATGTGGCAGCCGTCCTACTGGAACGGCAAAACGACGCGCATGTCATCACGGATATCAATTCCTGTTGTGAATACCTCAATACCCGCACCTTCACGAAACGGAATATTCATGGCGCCGTCGGCTACGGAATGGGCGGATCCTACGCGCTGCGGTTCGCCTGTCATCGAAAGCGGTTGCGCGCTGCCGTGTCATATTACGGCAAGATGGTCACGCCCAAAGAACTGATGAAAGATCTCTATTCACCTGTGCTGTATCATCAGGCAGGAAAGGACACCTGGGCCACACAGGATGACGTCGAACAGATACGCACTGCCGCTGGCGAGTATGCCAAACGAGTCGAAACTCATCTCTATCCCGAAGCATCCCACGCCTTTTGTAACGATATGAAGCCGGGCATCTATGATCCCGACAGTTCGGTCCTCGCCTGGGAACGAACTGCGAGTTTCTTGAAGTCTTGCTTCCAAGGAACATGA
- a CDS encoding sigma-54-dependent Fis family transcriptional regulator, whose protein sequence is MEQENILVVDDDEGLLHLLKMRLSAMGFTVTPCTTGQDAVGEAKKTMFNLAITDLRLRGEDGLDVTEELLRSHPGLPVIILTAHGSIPNAVEAMQRGAFGYLTKPFDDKELKATIEKALAQQRMSREIQRLKSLVKELYGLENVVARSPAMQRLFQQIAQVADSDATILLFGETGTGKEVMARVIHTNSRRNKGPFVALNCAAIPETLFESELFGHVKGAFTSAHGAKRGLFQMANGGTLFLDEIGEMPLSMQVKLLRAVQEREIREVGSETSVKVDVRIIAATNKDLGEAVKNGTFRNDLYYRISVVPLFVPPLRDRRDDIPLLAQHFLKLSMKRANKDVKGFTPAALHRLMINPWPGNVRELENVVEKAVVMSRQDMLTPDLLPAVSVSAESPLKPLTEAKEEFERTYLKNVLQLTGGNISRAAQFAGRYRADFYKMLRKYGLHPSTTKGKSDSELDELESEVNLTEAER, encoded by the coding sequence ATGGAACAAGAGAATATTCTCGTAGTCGACGACGATGAAGGCTTGCTGCATCTGCTGAAGATGCGGTTATCCGCCATGGGATTTACAGTCACGCCTTGTACGACAGGGCAGGATGCGGTCGGTGAGGCGAAGAAAACCATGTTCAATTTGGCTATCACCGATCTGCGTCTTCGCGGAGAGGACGGACTCGACGTGACCGAAGAGCTGCTGAGAAGTCATCCCGGACTTCCGGTCATTATTCTCACGGCCCATGGAAGCATTCCCAACGCGGTGGAGGCGATGCAGCGAGGGGCGTTCGGCTATCTGACGAAACCGTTTGATGACAAGGAACTCAAGGCCACCATTGAAAAAGCGCTTGCTCAGCAGCGGATGAGCCGCGAGATTCAGCGTCTTAAATCACTGGTCAAGGAACTGTATGGGCTTGAAAATGTCGTGGCGCGAAGTCCGGCCATGCAACGGCTCTTCCAGCAAATCGCGCAGGTCGCCGATTCGGATGCCACCATCTTGCTCTTTGGAGAAACCGGCACCGGCAAAGAAGTGATGGCGCGTGTCATCCATACCAACAGCCGACGCAATAAAGGTCCCTTCGTGGCGCTCAACTGCGCCGCCATACCCGAAACGCTGTTCGAGAGCGAGCTGTTCGGACATGTCAAGGGCGCCTTTACGAGCGCCCATGGGGCGAAGCGAGGGTTGTTCCAAATGGCCAACGGCGGTACGCTGTTCCTCGATGAGATCGGCGAGATGCCGCTGTCCATGCAGGTGAAATTATTGCGTGCCGTGCAGGAGCGGGAGATTCGGGAGGTGGGATCCGAGACCTCGGTCAAAGTCGATGTTCGCATCATTGCCGCGACCAATAAAGACCTCGGAGAGGCCGTCAAGAACGGGACGTTCCGGAACGATCTGTACTATCGCATTTCCGTGGTCCCCTTGTTCGTTCCGCCGTTAAGGGATCGCCGCGACGATATTCCGCTTTTGGCGCAACATTTCCTCAAGCTCAGTATGAAACGGGCCAATAAGGATGTGAAAGGATTCACGCCCGCCGCGCTCCATCGGCTCATGATCAATCCCTGGCCCGGCAACGTACGGGAGCTGGAAAACGTGGTTGAAAAAGCGGTGGTGATGTCGCGACAAGACATGTTGACGCCGGACTTATTGCCGGCCGTCAGCGTGTCGGCCGAGTCTCCGCTCAAACCGCTTACGGAAGCCAAAGAGGAATTCGAACGGACTTACCTGAAAAATGTGCTCCAGTTGACGGGGGGGAATATCTCGCGCGCCGCTCAGTTTGCCGGCCGGTACAGGGCCGACTTTTATAAGATGCTGCGAAAGTACGGCCTCCACCCTTCCACGACGAAGGGAAAATCGGACTCCGAACTGGATGAGCTGGAAAGCGAAGTGAATTTGACGGAAGCGGAGCGATAG
- a CDS encoding HAMP domain-containing protein, whose translation MRLSIFWRLVMTSLVIITVMGGVNLYALFQLRQLTAMSTQMASYHYPAVESAKRLLGSVYAQLNSEKKFLATKDQTFLTNLTEEVDEFQRNLQLLQNQESSAQGLKLLRETGDLLQERLRLFRDEFQKVKGRSRQAVLEYETRRDALMDQMSSSIQSYIDLHEVRVSVGVSESRSSAAQAEAVTEQLVLVALVFGLGLAGIASYTILRPLRQLQGHIKQIGQGNFGTSLQIKAPAELRDLVDTVNWMGRKLQEIDDMKTEFLAHVSHELRTPMASIQEGTHLLLDEIPGPLVQEQRTTLRIMADSSRRLIHLINTILDLSKMEAGMMEYRIVPMDLHRIAEISINKVRLLADSKHVQLVLESVGERAWVKADASRLEQVLDNLLSNALKFSPEGGVVKVHMNPDLQAGVLEVSVSDTGPGIAQEDLPHIFERFYQGRTKVKQTAGSGLGLALAKKVVEAHGGRIWIESEKGKGATVRFILRLTKPEKAGQS comes from the coding sequence ATGCGGCTTTCAATATTTTGGCGCCTGGTCATGACCTCCCTGGTCATTATTACAGTCATGGGGGGGGTCAATCTTTACGCGCTCTTTCAGCTTCGACAATTGACGGCCATGAGCACGCAGATGGCATCCTACCATTATCCGGCCGTCGAATCCGCGAAGCGGCTCTTGGGTTCGGTCTACGCTCAATTGAACAGTGAAAAAAAGTTCCTCGCAACAAAAGATCAGACCTTCCTGACGAATTTGACTGAGGAAGTTGACGAGTTCCAGCGTAATCTTCAGCTCTTACAGAACCAGGAAAGCTCCGCTCAAGGATTGAAACTGCTGCGGGAGACAGGCGATTTGCTGCAAGAACGGTTGAGGCTTTTCCGGGACGAATTCCAGAAGGTGAAAGGGAGATCCCGTCAAGCCGTTCTGGAGTATGAAACAAGACGTGATGCCCTCATGGATCAGATGTCTTCCTCGATTCAGAGCTACATCGATCTGCATGAGGTGCGGGTGAGCGTCGGGGTAAGCGAATCACGTTCGAGCGCGGCTCAAGCCGAAGCTGTCACGGAACAACTTGTGCTGGTTGCCCTCGTGTTTGGGTTGGGACTTGCCGGCATCGCCAGCTATACGATCTTGCGCCCGCTCCGGCAGCTGCAAGGGCACATCAAACAGATCGGACAAGGGAATTTCGGCACGTCCCTCCAGATCAAGGCTCCCGCCGAGCTGCGAGATCTGGTGGATACCGTGAATTGGATGGGCAGAAAGCTGCAAGAGATCGATGATATGAAAACGGAATTCTTGGCGCACGTGTCCCACGAGTTGCGCACGCCGATGGCCTCGATTCAAGAGGGGACGCATCTGCTCCTTGACGAAATTCCCGGGCCACTGGTACAGGAGCAGCGAACGACCCTCCGGATCATGGCCGACAGCAGCCGGCGCTTGATCCACCTGATCAACACGATTCTGGATCTGTCGAAAATGGAAGCCGGCATGATGGAATACCGCATCGTCCCGATGGATCTCCACAGAATCGCTGAAATCTCCATCAACAAGGTTCGTCTTCTTGCCGACTCCAAGCATGTCCAGTTGGTGTTAGAAAGTGTCGGCGAACGGGCTTGGGTCAAAGCAGATGCCTCTCGTCTTGAACAGGTGTTGGACAATCTTCTGTCGAATGCTCTGAAATTCAGCCCTGAGGGAGGTGTGGTAAAGGTTCATATGAACCCCGATCTACAAGCCGGAGTTCTCGAAGTTTCCGTTTCTGATACGGGACCCGGAATCGCCCAGGAAGATCTCCCGCATATTTTCGAACGTTTCTACCAGGGTCGCACCAAAGTAAAGCAGACGGCGGGGAGTGGGTTGGGTCTGGCGTTAGCCAAGAAGGTGGTCGAAGCCCATGGTGGACGAATCTGGATTGAAAGTGAGAAAGGCAAGGGGGCGACTGTACGGTTTATCCTACGGTTGACGAAACCGGAAAAGGCAGGGCAATCGTGA
- a CDS encoding thermonuclease family protein, which yields MKPSWSLPILLLIFFPSFSGASDFAGKVISVIDGDTFDVEHEQGVERVRLNGIDAPDKGQHFSQHAMKFIEEITTGQHLTIENKGQDKYEQTIGDVFLADGRHLNKELVKAGLAWWFCRYSADTELQQLEEDAREAKRGLWKDPAPTPPWIFRKLQRNQVPEASDFTCPPSASQPIPQNAGPSPGASDVIGNRRSHIYHRVDCPGYDKVSEGNRIAFVSVEAAEQAGYRVAGNCP from the coding sequence ATGAAACCGTCCTGGTCTCTTCCAATCCTGCTCTTAATATTCTTTCCATCGTTCAGTGGAGCCTCGGACTTTGCGGGTAAAGTGATCTCCGTCATCGATGGCGACACCTTCGACGTCGAACACGAACAAGGCGTCGAACGAGTTCGTCTAAATGGGATTGATGCACCTGATAAGGGGCAACACTTCAGCCAACACGCTATGAAGTTTATCGAAGAAATCACCACGGGGCAGCACCTCACCATCGAGAACAAAGGGCAGGACAAATATGAGCAGACGATCGGCGACGTGTTTCTTGCCGATGGCCGACACTTGAACAAGGAACTCGTCAAAGCTGGACTGGCCTGGTGGTTCTGCCGGTACTCCGCCGATACGGAGCTGCAACAGCTGGAGGAAGACGCTCGCGAGGCGAAACGTGGGCTCTGGAAAGATCCGGCACCGACCCCGCCATGGATCTTTCGCAAGCTACAGCGAAACCAAGTGCCGGAGGCATCGGACTTCACCTGCCCGCCTTCAGCCTCCCAGCCCATCCCTCAGAACGCGGGCCCTTCGCCCGGAGCTTCCGATGTCATTGGGAACAGGCGTAGCCACATCTACCACCGCGTCGACTGTCCTGGCTATGATAAGGTCTCCGAAGGCAACCGGATCGCGTTTGTGAGTGTCGAAGCGGCGGAACAGGCCGGATATCGCGTCGCCGGAAACTGTCCATGA